Part of the Bos taurus isolate L1 Dominette 01449 registration number 42190680 breed Hereford chromosome 1, ARS-UCD2.0, whole genome shotgun sequence genome is shown below.
TATGTTAATCCCGATGTTAAATGGGGCCCCAAGGAACAGAGACTGGTACAGAAAGTATCCACGACGCTGAGACTGTGTTTCTGACTTTCCTCATTCCTCCCTGGCAGGGGTAGGACTAGAGAGTCAGAAGATGGCTGCTTCTGAGCTCCAAGGAAGCCCAGGACATGCTCCACTGGCTTGTACTTTGCAAATTAGGTCTTGTGCTGGGGGAGGTGCTACGTGGCGCCTGGAGCCTGGCTTGATCCAGAGCCGCTGTCTTCCTGCTCACTGCTCAGTGATCACCTTCTGTCTGTATTTTTCTTGCTCCAGATGGGCAGAAGAAGGTTCAAGAGGAATTCGACATCGACATGGACGCGCCAGAGACAGAACGAGCAGCGGTGGCCATCCAGTCTCAGTTCAGAAAATTCCAGAAGAAAAAGGCCGGGTCCCAGTCCTAGCGGGAGAGTCCCTTCCTAGTCTGCCAGGAGACACCACCTACAGCCATCATCcatcaagaaattaaaaaggaacagCGCCCTCAAGAGAAGTCCTCATCACATGATACCCATGTGCACCGCAGTCCCGCAATGCATGCACAGAGACCCGTGATATTTATACCCTTGTAGGAAGGTGTAGACAATGCAATTGTGAGCAGCTTAATCTCTGTTTATCTCTAGGATCATTCCTCCTGCAACTAATTATTTTCCTTGATGTTGTAATAAAATGGAGTTAAGATGCGTGATTAAAGTGtctgcctctgtctccccttttACATTAACTTGGAAAGTTACTGCTGTTAGAAGTGACTGCAAGCTAGATGCCTATTTTCCTCTCCCTCCAAGAGTCAGAGCTGAAACACGGTGCTTTCTGTGAGCAGTTTTCCTGCTGAGAATGGGagatgtgtgctcagctgtgcctGTCTAGTTTggagagttctaaccactgactGGTGATGGgcaatatattttcttcttaccATGGGGTTAGAGCCCTGGATCCTGGAGAGTCAAAGAATCAGAGGGCTCCTTGGGGAGTTGTGACTCATGCAGAAGAACTTGAAGGGGGAGGGCAACAGGTCTATTTGGGCGTGTCACCCAGGTTTAGGCAGCAGGCACATTTCAGTGCCCTGAGGGGGATGTCCCCACTACTGAAAGCCATTCCACCACTCACCTGCCTCTCCCCACTCATGTGGGGCTCTATGGCCAGGTGGCCCCTTGCCCCCCAACTCCTTACACTCCTCAGGTAGTAATTTGCCACCTGTTAAGACTATTTAGCACATCCTGCAAATGGGAGAAGCTGTGGGTTCTCTCAAGCCCCATCTCTTCCCCTGCAAACCTCACAGATAAATTGTTTCCCACACCCAAAGGGTaggcaggaaggagagggctgTCACATGCAGAGGACACTCCTCTGAATTGagagccaggctcctccagcccccaagtCTGGTGTGGTTTGGGCTTTGCCATGTGAGACCCTGATGTGGAAGCTGCATCTCGTCTTCATCCTGAGATGCTTGGGGGCAGCACAGGGTACTGCTGTGGGCCAGTCAGCTTCTTTCCTTTGTCAGCAATTAACCAAGGATGGAGGCAGAGAGTGGGGAATAGTGGAGAGAGGAGggactgtggtgtgtgtgtgtatgtgtgtgtgtgtgtgtgtgtgtagtgtgtgtacGTGCCCTCTCACATATGTGCACCTgggagtgtttgtgtgtgtgtgtgtgtgtgtataaagcaTGGTGGGAGCAAGCAGTGGGCAGGGCCATGACTCATAGCTCCTCTGTCAAGGTCCCATTCACTGTCTCCAAGGTACAGACTGAGAAAGATTGTCTGAAAAACTCAGCTGCAAATGTATTGATTCTCTTGTGTACACAAATCCCTTTTACTGGACACCCTCTGGGGCTGTTATGGTCTAGGAGACTTGGGCTCCTCTGATGGGTTTCCAACTAGAGAAGTACAAGTTGCGGTCATTGTGGATCACCCAGCAACCAGCCAGGACTCCTCAGGGCTCCTGACAACCTGTGGTCCCCACTGAGAGGAGGACAGTGGATTGAGGGGACCCTCCATAGAAAGCATCATGAAGATAGTGGGTTGTGAATGGGACCCTGTCTTATCTGGAGTCACATGGAGCACCAACATGAAGAAAGTTGGGAGCAAAAAGAAGTGTTTGAGTCATTCACATGAATTCCCTCTATACCCAGTCCTCCCAGCAATCCCATTGGCCCTCATTCTCTGAATGTTTCACATAAAGGAAGTGGGGTTCCCCCTTACTAGACGGGTCTGCACTTGATGGCCAACACTCTCTCTGGCTCTGAGAAATCTAGAAacaggacttccctcgtggtgcACTGGATAGGAATctgctaccaatgcaggagacatgggttccatccctggtctgggaagaccccacatgccaccgAGTTACTAAGCCCGTTGTGCCCATAACTACTGAGTCCTGCaggccctagagcccaggagccacaactacagagcccacagcctgcaactactgaagcctgcccatatagagcccatgctgtgcaataagagaagccaccgtatcgagaagcccgggcaccacaactagagagtagctttCGCTGgcagcaactggagaaaagccagtatagcagtgaagacccagcacggccaaaaataaataaataaaatgcaataaaaaaagaaatctagaaaCAACCGGTTTTATAGTGAGGCTGCTCCCCCTAGAGGGGATTCTCCATGCACAGTGGGGAGTACTAGGGAGGGACTCCTGGACCAGAAACACTCCTTTTGCACTGACAAAGCCTGtggaggcaaaaggaggaggCTGGGGTGAGGGCTGTGATGGCTGGAGAGGCCCCTCAAGCATTCTGATTCACCTTCTTGGTTCAATCACAGGACAAGGGTGTATCTGACTTCCTATGAGTCACAGGAATGAATTTAATTTACTTCCCAGGTGGATTCAGGAGAGTCTGAAATGCCAGTCAACAGCAATGGGGAGACTCCAAAGTGCCCAACTCTGCATGGGAATTGGGTGCACTAGGTCTATGGCTTTGTAGAGCCAGAGGAAGGAGCAGAGGCTCGTGGCTTCAGCCTCTGGGGACATTTATGCTCCCGAGGCTGCAGTGTTCGCCACAGAGAGGAGGGGGACTTTCCCTTCCCAGGGTGTGTCTGAGTGGGGCAACATGTGGTGTCAATTTCATTTCACACATGTTTATTGAACTCCTAGTACATGTATGTACTTGGCACTATCACGGTGGTGGCAGACTGGTGGGGAAGAGGCACCAATAAGTAGATATTAAAATGGAGAGATTTGTGCTCCAGTGGACCAGAGGACAGACAGCTCATCTGAACTTGGAGAATTACTGAAGTCTTCCTAAGGAATTGCTACCCATAGCGGTCATCAGAAAGATAGTGGGAGCTACTGTATTTACCACGTAATAGTGTGGGTGGTAGGCGGGTGCAGGAGAGTCAGGGCAAGGCCTAGGAGGAGAAGGTGCTAAGCTCTGCAGACCCAAAGGTTCTCTGGATTATCACACCCGAGCCTACGGGCAAGCTCTGTACTCAAACTTGTGGAAGCCAAGAGGCAGGACTTGGAACTAGATTCATTTCTGACCTACAGGTCAGCCAACCAACCACAAAGAAGCTATCTACCTTGAGCAGCTTGTTTCCATACCATTCAGGTGATGATAAAGTCTACTTGGCAAAGTGGATGGGAAAATGTTAGGAATTTAAAATGTCTCCATGTGGGTGTCTGCTAAGTGGAAGATTATTAATGGTagtgcacgtgtgcatgctaagtcatttcagttgtgtccgactctgtatgaccctatggactgtagcccaccaggctcctctgtccatgggattctccaggcaagaatactggagtgggttgccatgccctcctccaggagatcttcctgatctggggattgaacccatatctcttttgcctcccgcattggcaggtgggttctttagcaccacctgggaagctaatgGCAGACCATGAGGTAAAGGGTCAATCATTGCCTCCATCACCAACAGCCTTTTTCCTGACTCAACCTAATTCATGGGACTCTGCTTCTCTGGGTTGTAGCCATTTGGATAGGTGGTGTGTGCTTGACCCACAAGGTTCAGTTCTGTTCaattgctcattcatgtccaactctttgtgaccccacggactgcagtatgccaggcctccctgtccatcatcaactcccagagcttgctcaagctcatgtcaattgagttggtgatggcatccaaccatctcatcctctgtcatccccttctcctcctgccttcaatctttcccagtatcagggtctttcccaattagtcagttctttgcatctggtggccaaagtattggagtttcagcttcagcatcagtccttccaatgaatatcaggacggatttct
Proteins encoded:
- the PCP4 gene encoding calmodulin regulator protein PCP4; this translates as MSERQGAGTTNGKDKPSGENDGQKKVQEEFDIDMDAPETERAAVAIQSQFRKFQKKKAGSQS